A stretch of DNA from Vibrio crassostreae:
ATTGGCCCCTTCGGTGTATTGTTTCGTGGCTTGCTCAAGCTGCTGCTTTTGCTCGGTATTCATCTTGCTGTAAGCCGTACGTTCATCATCAGACCATTTCACACCACCACTGACCCCTAAATTGAAGGGCGATGCCCCTTTGCCTTTACCTGTTCCTAGGCCGCCCTCGAAGCCGCCATAGACACTTTGCAGGTAAGCTTTTGATTGGTCTTTCGTCCAACCCGTTTGTTGAATCACGCTGTCAACCGCTGTTTGCATGTCGTTCATGCCTTCGCTGACTTGAGTATTAAAGCCACTGGTATTGCCTTCACCGTAAGCCAGGTTTTTACTCACACTATCATGCCAGCGGTCGCTCAGCGCAGCGCCTCCTTGGATAGTTTGACCCAGTTGGGTGCTATTTTGCTCTAGGTTTTGCGCTGTGTGACTACGGGCATTCGCCACACTCTCTTGCAGCATACTTTGCGTGTTGGCGCTGAGGTTACCGCGACTGGTGGTTTGTGAGCTGTCGTAGGTGGTGCGCCCATCTCCGTGTTGTGTGGTCACCGAGCCGTCTGGGTTTTGGGTGTAGGTGTGGCCCTGGTTGGTTAGGGTATTTGTATCAAACTTATTGGCATGCGTGTTGTTCATGCTGTGGTTGTCAATCTGCATACTGCCAAAATCCAGATTACCCGTGGAAGCAGCAGCACTGGCTCTAGCATTGGTCGAGTTAATCATGCTCGATAGCTGATAGTTCATGCTCGACATGACTTCTTGACCGCCTTTTAAAATCCCTTTGGCTATCATAGGGACGCCTATCATCAAGATACCGGTCATCCAAGCAAAGCGACTGTGAAGCTCATCCGCGGTATTCGCGTTGGAGAGCACCAGCCCTCCGAACTTCCCCGAGACATCCGTAGACAGAGACTCCAGCCCCCAAAGCTGAAAGCCGTTGATGATGGTAAACAAGGCTGGCCAGGTGGCCAAAAAGGCAAACGTCCCAAAATAGTTTTTGAGCACCATCATGGTTAAGCCAGGAATGACTGCCGCCCCGGCAACAAAGAAGCCTAGGCAAGCAAAAAGCATAAACATCATGGTATGGAGCATCGGCAAGTATTCTCTTGCCATCAAGCCTAATGACGCCCACATCGAAGTGGTTTGCAGTTTGTTGGTGGTATAGGCGTAATTGAGCGCGGCTTGCGTTGGGTCTAGGCTATCAAGGTTATAGCGCAGCTCGTTCATCAACATATTTTGTTTGATGGTGTTGGACGCGCTGGTACTGATGGCAAAAAATTTGTTGTAGCTGCGCTGCAACGATTGCACCACTTGGGGTTTATAACGGTCCGCGTCTTTGCCAAGCAGTTGATGCGCTAACAAACTCATGTTTTTATCTGCGGCATCATTAAAGCGCTGCTTGATGAGTGGGTAGGCTTCTTCGCACCGCTTGTAGGTGCTTTGACCGCCCCCTTCATCAAGAAAAAGGGCGCGCAGTGGGCTTTGCCTAACGCCGTCTAGAAAGGCAAAAATATCAGGCGCGGCAAAGAGTTCATCCCAGGTGTATTTCCCGTTGATTCTCACATCCCCAATCATGCAGTTATGAAAGTAGTCTCGCCAGAGCTTTTGTAGCGCCAACTCATTGATTCTGGATTGTCTTGAGAGCTGATAAAGCTCAGAGCCAAACAGCATCCCAGTCCGACCATAACGCTCATCGTCAGAGGTGGTGAAAATGCCTTCCACGCCTTCGGCCATCCCCACCATGATAGAAGAGAAAAAGTAAGTAGGCACGGCCACGAGGTAAGGGACATTATCCACCTTGTAAGCCTTACCCGGTTGCGTCTTATCGATGATAAGCATGTCGGCTTTCATATTGATTAGAAACAGGGGCACAGCAAAGAACACCACCATCCATTTGATGAGGTCTTTGGGATTCCGTGACAGCATGAAGATAAACAAACTGGTAACAAGCCCCAGCATCATGCACATCTGTAAGTAATCCCCAAAGGTATTGGTTCTAAAAAAAGTGGCCAGCGCATTAAAGGCTTTGTTGACCACTTCGCCGGAAGTGTAAGTGTAATATTCGAGTATCATAGGTCAGTTCCCATAAGCTTGCGCAGGTTTGGTGGTCGTGCTGATTTCATTTGTGCTTTGCAGCGCGGTTTTTCTCTGCGAATCAATCAGTTGATTGCGTTTGTTGAGCGCTTCAATGGCTTTATCGGCAAGCCCCGCGGTAAAGCGTTTGGCGTTATCGATATCACGAGTGATGAGGGCGATGTCATCCTGGCTGTTGTTGGTGTTGGCTAAGGATTGGCTGGCAACATTTAACATGCTCACGAGGTACTGATTAAGCAGCTCCACCGCTATCATTCGCGAGTAGTTGCTGGTATCGGGGGGTTGCTTGGCGGATAAGTCGTCAATAAAGAACTTGAGTACCGGCGTTTGAATCAGCTCCAGAAAGCCCTCTTGTTGACGCGTGAGTCTTTGGTCGGTGGCTATCTTTTGCAGTATCGAGTCCAGTTGTTTGCGTATCTGGTTTTGAATCCCGTTGGCTTGAGTGATGGAGAGGTTATTGCGCTTGGTAATGGTAATGCACGCATCAGGGGCTGTTTTGCGACACTGATAAACGTCAGACTTGCCCCCTTCGAGCAAGACATTGACCAGATTGTTGTTGTCGGTCAAAAGGCTAGGGTAGTAACGCGGGTTGCCGTCTTTGTCGTACACGTAAGTGCCTGACAAGCTCATCATAAATTGCGCTAGATTTTTGTCGGAGGACAAAAAAGCGTTATTCATGATCGCAGACCAGACCACGTTGTGATGGGTTTGGGTCATATCTTTTAGCGCTGGATCCTTTTTGGCGTTCGCTAATTGACCGGCCGCTTTGCCTCCTGCGCCACATTCCTGCTGACCTTGCACCCAATCCGAGAAGGCATTGTTTTGTGTGCCGAGGGCCGCGCAGACGTGCTTTTTGGTGGCGGGCAAAGCAAAGGCGGCCAGTCCACCGATGGACGCTTGCGCGGCTTCACAAGAGTTCACCGATTGATTGAGATATTTGTCGAGCCTGGCTTGGAGATTATCCAGGTTTTGTTTGAGCTGCGGCGCCCAGGTTTGCAGGGCTAAATTGACAATAAAAGGAGGAGCATTATGAATAATCGCTTTGCCCAGTTTCACCAGTTGGTCTGAGCTGATGTGTGAAAATCCTCCCATAAACATATCAATGCCAGAGCATCCCGTACTGATTGAAGGGACCGTGACGCTGACCAATTGTGCATCGACAATTTGATTACGCACAAACAAACTGCCACCGGTGTAGTAGTTGGCCGACTGCCCTTGGTAAGCCGTTGGGTTTGAGACGTTGGCGTTATACCCTGAGTTATCAAAAAAACGCGCCAGTGAGTGGTTGGTGTCGGCGTGGCTAGCGCTTGATAAGCTGATAAGAACGAAAGGAATAACTCGCTTATGCACCGAAACGGTGGATAAGTGGTGGAAAAGTGATCGCTTCATTGCAGCGCCTCCTGCACACGCGGATCGTTAAGGGCGTTCTGAATGCTATGAGCCAGCGTGCTTTCTGGGACGTCTCCAATGCTCAGACGTGAGAATTTACGGCTGTTGACGTTCATTAAAAAGGTCGCAGGCATGACCGTTTTCCTCTGGCCTGGAAAAAAGGTTTTGCCTATCTCTGGTGTGACAGGAATAGGGACCTCAAACCCTAGAATGCCTGGACCATCAACAGAGAAGGCGTAAACCGGTAATTGAAATCGTTCGCCAAGGCGAGTGATTTTAGGAGCTGTCTTATGGCAGTACGGGCAGGTGCTTTCAAAAAAGAACACCAGGGCATATTGGTTTTGCATAGCAGCATGTGCGGTGGTTGCATGAATCAAAAAAGCCAGCACAAGGGTACGAAAAAATGGCATAGCGCCTCCTGACGTTTTAGGAAGAAATAAAAGAGAGTGAACATCCTTTAAGAGAGCGGCATGGACGAAGTTGCTTTAAAAATCCGATTGCTCAAAATTGGTGGCGACGTTGTAAAAGCGTCCAATTAAATCATTTTGGCTTATCCAGCCGTACGCCAGTGGCTTCATCTCTCCAGTGCTTGGCTGCACCAAAATTAAGGCGGGCGTAAAAGGCACCGAGACTTTGCCTTGATTGTGGCGGTTTTCTTTGAGGTGAGTGATGAAGGTTCCGTCATTACTGATCCCAAGGAGCTCAAAATGGTATCGGTCAGCAAACGCTTGAATGGATGGGGCGAGTTGCTGGCTCAGTGTATCTTCCCCGTCATAGACAAAGAAAAAGCCCCATCCGTCTTGCTTCATATTTTCAACCGCCGCGGTTTTCTTTTTCTCCTCTAACTCTAAATACACCTGTCTTGCTGCTTGCTCGGTCGGATGGTCTTTGGTGTAAGAAAACTCCGGTCTTTCGAGCAGCAGCGCTTTAAAGGTCATGCCCAATTGGTCGGTTTGGTCCGTGATAAAATGATTTAACGCTAAAAATTTCGCGAGCTTGTCTTTATCTTTGGGATGAAGGGCGGCGTCGTTTTGCGCCTCAATATGCACGGAGTGAAACCAGTCCATCTGTTCGGTGGCCGATAAGGTTTTAGGGCTTGATACGGTGGTTTGCGTGTTGCTTGGTAGCGGCTTAGGTTTGGGTTTGTCGGGCCTTGCCTTAGGCTCGTTGTACCATCGCCACCCTAGAGGGGTTTCATGAGCCAGAGTGGGTGGGAGGTGGGCAAGCAGCGTTAGGGTAATGACGCAAAGCAGTGTTTTATTCATCATCATAGACCTTGGTTAAGTGAGATAAAGCGATTATGAGGTTAAACACTTGGGTCTTTCGCGTAAGTGGCGCATCTGCTGTGGGGATGGATTGCGCAACGTGAGTAAGTATTGAAGGTATTTATCGTGCAGCAAAGCGTGGTGTTTCGACCAGATGCCTTGCTCACTGCTAAAGTAGTGGGTCTGCTTCTCAATGTTCTCTATCAGCTCTCGATATTCATCCAGCCTTTTCGTGATGTCGGGATAGCGGTCAAGCTGTTTGATGTGTATCACGTCACTTGGAATGAGTCGTAAAAGCGTCAAGGTGTCGAGCAAAAAAGTTTGAAAGGGTTTGATAAACATAACGATGTCCTTCCTGGTCATTGAGGTGTGTATGTTAAATAGGATTAAAGGGACGAAAAATACAAAAAGTTACACACTATCGTATTGCTGCAGCTTTCGAAATTGGGCGTTTAATGAATAGGGATATTTATACCGCAGAGGCTCTTATGAAAAAACAACTATAGGGGAGTGAAGCAAAGCTGTGAAAGTTTGAGGCGGAGGCGCTGGGTGAAGGTGAGTCAGCAGCGCCAGGGTAATGACACCAAGCAGTGTTTTTTCATCATCATAGACCTTGGTTCAGTCGAGGTGGTTATCCGCCCGTGGCACTTTGAAGTCGTTTCTTGATTTCATCAAAGTTGGGGAGGTTGGTGTTGGCTCGCATTTCTGGGTAGAACTCTTTAAAATCAATGTGCTTAAAGTTGATTTGACCCAGTTCTTCGGGAGTAATGGCGGCGCAGGTGGGATTTTTTGCACTGCCTAACCGTTTACCCAGTTGCTGAATAGAGCCTTGCTCTTGAATGATTTTGGCTAGCTTGTTGTCGTAAACGCAGTAACTGCGCTTTTTACGTGTGCAGACACCCAGCACTTTCTTGGCGCAGTATTGCCCCACGTACAGGGTTAAGCCTTTCTCTTTGGCTTTCCCCAACGCTTCTTCCGCTTCGCTGCATTTCGCTCCCAATCCTTGCCCCCATCCTGAGTCTTTACAACAATCGTTAAAACCCGCGAGTTTCTTATTGCACTTCATCGGTTTACCCGTGAATATTTTGGGTGGGTCTCCGATGTCTTTCACGGCTTCGGCAAGCCCTGCTAAGGCCGCAACGGACTTATCAAAATGGCTGTTCAGTTTGGGCGCCTCCACGTAGCACTCTCCGTCAAGACAGAAGGAGTGCTCACCACATTGCAGGTCAGTGGCTCGGCATGTCTTCTCAGCACAGCTCTTTGTGACCTCTTGCTCAATGCACACCCCATTTTGCTTAAGGCGGCAATGTTGAGTTTGAGTCGTACAGTCTTTCGGAAGAGCTGCGCAGGTATCCGGTCGGTCACACTGATGGTTGACCCGATATTTCCAGCAATCGAGCGTGGTCGGAATACCATTAATGGTGCGGGTGGCTCGACCTTCAATGCATTGCTGATGAGTGACATTGCACGAGTTCATCAGGCTGCATTGTGTTCGCCAGGTCATGGTGTTCTTGATGCAGTTCCCGCCGGATAAGGTGAACCCGTTTGAGCAGCTTAGCGTGGCTTTTTTCGTTTGTGTGGTGGGTCGACAAATCTGGTAGCGTTTATACCAGGATTCGCTACCTTTCCAGGTAATGTGGTCGGCCTGTTTTAAATCGCCAAGCGTGTAGCCTTGGTTGGGAGAGACAACCTTCCCATCCCAGAAATACGTGGTATCTGACCCTGAAAACACTCTTGTTCCCCCCGTTTGCCTCACGTAATTGTGATTATCGTGTCGGCATTGTGAGAGAGGGCGTTGGCAATTATCCCCTTGCTTTGTCCAGCCCGTAGGGCAGCGGTAGGTGACATGGCCAGTAACCACGGTGGCAACGGGGACTTTTGTACAAGGCACATTGTTATTCGTTGGACGATGACACTGTTTAGGAATGTGTTCGATAAGGCACTGGGAGCCGCTATCACAATCCACATAGGCATTTGAGAGGCCGTGAGTGATTTCAAAAGCATTCTCTTGGCCAAGTAAGGCGAAGCGCATCGCCGGATCGCTTTTAACATCGGGGCGCCCTTTATTGAAATGGGTGTTGATGTCTTGAGCCCATTCATTGGTCATAAATTCTGTCCCTTTTTGTGCATTGATCTCACTGTCTGACAGTGTGGATTCTTTTGGACTGCGGATCTCTTTTCGACACGTGGCGTCTTTGCAATAGTCCTCGACATTGAGCGGAAGGGCATGAGGCGTGAGAGCTTGGTTTGCCGTTTTTTTCGCCCAATGAGCGCTCTCGGTAAAGGTGTGTTGTTCGCTGGCAAGCGAGATATTGGATAAAAGACTGAGCGTGAGCGCAGTCCAAAGGTCAATGCGCATATAGAGCACCTCATCAAAAATTGGGGCGAGAGAGGGTTATTGGGAATAGAGCGTGCGCAGCAGCGGGTGAATGTTTTGCTGCGCATCCCCGGCAGCGAGGTAATCCAGAGCTTGGTAAAGTGAAATGTTGCCGTAAAGGATGTCGTAGTCACTGGCTTTGCAAGGCTGCTTAGGCAAGCAGCGGTTTTGTTTGACCGAAACAAAGGCCGGTACGTGGTGAATATCAAATTGCTTAAACCAATCGGGGCTGATGGAAAAGCCGCTTTGAATGGGCGCCTTATTGGGTGAGCGTATCAAGGCCTCGATCCGCTTGACCGTGGCCGGAAAACCTTCGGGTAAGACACCGCGTATCACCAGTGGCACGCCTAAGTGTTCACTTTGCATCAGAAGCTGTTTTAGCGCGGTCTTGGGCATGGTGAGTGACACAAACACCATTACCCCTTTGGGGGCTTGATCAGGGTGGCGCGTGGGCTTTTGTCTTTCCAGTAAGGGGGAAAGAGTCTCTTCTTTGACCAAGTCTTGAACGTTGCGGCTGAGCGTCAGCGCTTCTTCTCGATAAGCCTGGGCTTTATTTTGTATGTCGTCAGTGGCCCCCGCCTTCGCCGCCTCCGGTTGTTGAGTCATTTTTTGCTCAAGCTTGGCAAAAGCTTTGAGCTCTTGCTCCGTGTAAGACTGGGTGGGTAACGCAATAAAAAAACACAGAAAAACAAGAGAGTGCCTAAAGGTGCTCTCAAAAGATGGCATGGTCATAGTAACCTCTTCATTATGGCCGCTGAAAGGGTGGGTAGAGGGTGTGAGCGTTTTGGCAGCTGATTGACTGCCCCTGACGAGCATTGAGAGCGCGACAAAACGAGAAGCAAAACTGCGAGAGCGGGAAACAGCAGTAAATGTGCTTGTTGTTGGCGAGGTCTGTTTTTAAAAAATCGGTAAGGGAGTCAGGGTGACTGGTAATGAATAGGTCAGTCTCATTTTTGTGGATAGGAATGGGCATCATCGCGTCACCTTATAAAAAGACACAGTTGCGCTTTCGCCATTGTACAAAACCAAAGTTATCCCCTGTGACCGGATTGTCATGGCCGGCTTCCCAGAGCGTGGTCGTGGTGGTGTACGGGTGACACCAGGCGGCATCGGGAATAGGCCCCGACATTTGATACCGATAACGAGATTTTGGCAAAATAGGATCGGGATATTGATAACAAATCGCGCCATCTTCGCCGCGCGTCTCCCAGATGATCCCTTGTCGATGCAGTTTGTAGTTAAGCTTTTGCATCAAGAGTGTCGCCGCCTGGATGGGCGTGTCTCGATAGTTGGTGGTGCCAGTAAGCGGATAGGCACTGCCCTGTGAGCCTAAACACCAAAATAACGCATCAATAGGTAAGGCTGCGTTAGTGGAGGTCAACATGGCTTCGGGCACACACGCAAGCTGAGCCACTAGGTTACCAAACAGTAACGCTTCGGGATTGAGAATGAGGGATAACTCATCGTCGTCCCAAAGTGGGTCAATTTCCGTCATGTAGGCAACATCAAACACATCTGTGGCCATGCAGGCGGTGGATTGCATCAGTTGCAGCCAATAAATGATGGGGTACTTATACCAATGGGCGTGATAAAAACCTCCGTCACTGCTGTCACTGTCACGAGCGGTCACGCGACCACCGATACGCTGAGTGTTGGCGCCTGACATTTGCACGCCCATGTTCACCATACAATAAGGGACGCGCGTGATATCGGTTAAGGCATAAGGCTCCCAATAGCCAATGTTGATGCCGATTTGCACAAAGATAGGCGGCGGTTTCGGGCAATAAGAGATAGGCATTGTGGGGTTATTGGTGTCTGGATATTTGGACGGCATGACCGTGGATGAGCCTATGGTCATCGGGAACAAACAATCCCAACAAATATCGGTAATGGGGTTAATAAAACGGCTTTTACACGCCGCACTGGCTGCTAGGGTTGATGGGGCAATAAAAACCAATAGGCAGCACAACAGTAAACGCAAGTGTCGTTGAGTCATGGTGAGGTCCTTTTTCCACGCAGAGCGTGGGACTCCTTTTGTCTCGACAACAGGCTTCGCCACATTATCGCAGCCAAAAGCGAGCTTGGTTAATAGAAAAAGAAGTGATATTGGAAGCATGATCAAGGGGAGGCGCGCACTTCTAAGGCCATTTTATTATCATTGCTCTACTTCCAAGGGCTGCAAACCCGATACGTTCACTTCATCGATGCGCCAGCGCGTGCCATCTTGATAGGCAATGGCCGGGACGTGAGTGATGTTAAGCGATTGGGTTAAGTGGCCTTGCTGCGCAAAATACATTCTTGCATCAAGTAAGGTCGCCATTTTATTCGGGCTGCCTCCCGTCAGCACCCACTTGATTGGCTTGGCGTTTTGATACTCGCTGGCGAACCTTCGTTGCTGCGCGTCTCTGGCATCAAAAAAGACCAACACCTTACTGAGCTCAAATAGAGGCAGAACGTCTTGACCGTCTACCTTTGGCCAAGTGCGGCTATCAAAGGGGTTCACTCTGGTGCCCGCTTTGGCAATCACGGCCCCCGTGGTGGGGGCGATGATGTCTTTAGGGAGAGTGATGCTTGGATCTACGTAAAAGGTGCGGGGATCGGTTGTGGTGGTTAAGCCTGCAACCGGCGGCGGGTTTTCAATGCTTTGCAGGGCGCGCTCCGTGAATTCGTTTTGCATGTCCGCCAGTTTCCCACTGGCCTCAAACTGCCTAAGCCTTTGGTCAATCCACTCCAGCATGTCGATTTCACCGATAGGGAAGACCGGGGCGACTTGCCCCAGCGCTTTCCCGTGAGCGTTAAAAGTGGCCATGCCTGCTGCGAGGATAAAAGGCAGCAAACTAAGTGCTTGCCCCAATGGCTTGATTAAAGGCGTCAATGTCTTTGCCATAAAAGTGCCTGGAGGTTTGCTCAATGGCGCGCTCCAGTGATTGGCCTTGTTTATAAAGATTTTCACAATACTCAAACTCCTTAGGCTCGGTTGAGAACATGGCGCGTTTCACCGGAGAGGCGAAAAAGCGGTGATAGGTGACATGGCCACCCGCTTTGATGCGCGCGCTGCTGTATCCTGCTTCAACAGACGGGGCGAAGCTTTTAATGATGCGCTGCTCAAACGGTGAGAAGGCATCCGGGTTTTGGAGCAGATACTTATCAAACCCTTCCCCTTGACGAAGAATGATGTGAATGTCTGAGTTGTTGTAGCAGGCTTTGGCTTCCTCGTTACTAAAGAAGTCTTCAATCCCTTGAGTCACCGTACAAAAAGCGCCGCCGAACTTACGGGCGGTGCGATAACCGGTGTTGATGAACTCCCTCGCTTGCTCGTTTGCCCCAGAGAGGAGGCTCCAGGCCTCTTCAATGATGCACAGCTTTGGGGTAGAGCGAGATCCAGCTAGGTACATCTGCTGGTTAATCGACACCATGAGAGCAAAAATCACGGGTCTGAGCACAGCAGGCGGGAACCCATCGAGTTCAAGCGTGGTGATTTCCACATTGGGGTCGAGCATGGATGGCTTGTTGAACACGTCTTTGTACATGCCATCTGTGCAGAACTTTTTCAGTTGCACCGCTATGTCTTTAATGCGTCGGTCGCTTTCTTCTCCAGCAATCTCAATCAAGGCGTCTCTGACATCATCCACCAAGACTTGATGACCTTTACGCTCCCATGCCGTCACTATCGCATCGCCTAAGACGCTTTGTTGAAACGCCGTCAGTGGTACGTAGGGTGACGCGATGGTGGCAAACAACGCCGTGATATTATCGAGCGCTTCCATCATGGGATCGACAGGTCTGCCGTCATCATCCACAAACTCAAACTCAGCACTTTGCATGGCGCCTAAATGCGTGAACGGGTTTAAGAAGATGTTGGCGTGGGTCATGTAGGTCCCCCCAAGGCTCAGGGTCAGCTTTTTATAGCTGGCTCCTTTATCGAGGATCCACACTTTACCGCCCATGGCGTAAACCGTTTCAG
This window harbors:
- the trbC gene encoding type-F conjugative transfer system pilin assembly protein TrbC produces the protein MTMPSFESTFRHSLVFLCFFIALPTQSYTEQELKAFAKLEQKMTQQPEAAKAGATDDIQNKAQAYREEALTLSRNVQDLVKEETLSPLLERQKPTRHPDQAPKGVMVFVSLTMPKTALKQLLMQSEHLGVPLVIRGVLPEGFPATVKRIEALIRSPNKAPIQSGFSISPDWFKQFDIHHVPAFVSVKQNRCLPKQPCKASDYDILYGNISLYQALDYLAAGDAQQNIHPLLRTLYSQ
- the traG gene encoding conjugal transfer mating-pair stabilization protein TraG, coding for MILEYYTYTSGEVVNKAFNALATFFRTNTFGDYLQMCMMLGLVTSLFIFMLSRNPKDLIKWMVVFFAVPLFLINMKADMLIIDKTQPGKAYKVDNVPYLVAVPTYFFSSIMVGMAEGVEGIFTTSDDERYGRTGMLFGSELYQLSRQSRINELALQKLWRDYFHNCMIGDVRINGKYTWDELFAAPDIFAFLDGVRQSPLRALFLDEGGGQSTYKRCEEAYPLIKQRFNDAADKNMSLLAHQLLGKDADRYKPQVVQSLQRSYNKFFAISTSASNTIKQNMLMNELRYNLDSLDPTQAALNYAYTTNKLQTTSMWASLGLMAREYLPMLHTMMFMLFACLGFFVAGAAVIPGLTMMVLKNYFGTFAFLATWPALFTIINGFQLWGLESLSTDVSGKFGGLVLSNANTADELHSRFAWMTGILMIGVPMIAKGILKGGQEVMSSMNYQLSSMINSTNARASAAASTGNLDFGSMQIDNHSMNNTHANKFDTNTLTNQGHTYTQNPDGSVTTQHGDGRTTYDSSQTTSRGNLSANTQSMLQESVANARSHTAQNLEQNSTQLGQTIQGGAALSDRWHDSVSKNLAYGEGNTSGFNTQVSEGMNDMQTAVDSVIQQTGWTKDQSKAYLQSVYGGFEGGLGTGKGKGASPFNLGVSGGVKWSDDERTAYSKMNTEQKQQLEQATKQYTEGANAVTSAGMQVDNKDTRTSVEQFAHDFAINASNTKSLGASVMQSQSDLNALSNTQTRLDSGSASFTANAIQGFQNYLETTAKLDQPDVQRLMTAHQPEDIAEAKERWQKFTRTEAFASMAGLDGDAAKIVGKMNQAHQATTPTGPLTLSPEQNNTMEKEWGSTVDTVAATRTAMLHNNETGGLFNQERFDGVTDEVRYQQEEAQKPISKPEPMIKLTIASQVEEEVTPPERTEYVTSDQAYPSAPIYTKKPKA
- a CDS encoding conjugal transfer protein TraH; this translates as MKRSLFHHLSTVSVHKRVIPFVLISLSSASHADTNHSLARFFDNSGYNANVSNPTAYQGQSANYYTGGSLFVRNQIVDAQLVSVTVPSISTGCSGIDMFMGGFSHISSDQLVKLGKAIIHNAPPFIVNLALQTWAPQLKQNLDNLQARLDKYLNQSVNSCEAAQASIGGLAAFALPATKKHVCAALGTQNNAFSDWVQGQQECGAGGKAAGQLANAKKDPALKDMTQTHHNVVWSAIMNNAFLSSDKNLAQFMMSLSGTYVYDKDGNPRYYPSLLTDNNNLVNVLLEGGKSDVYQCRKTAPDACITITKRNNLSITQANGIQNQIRKQLDSILQKIATDQRLTRQQEGFLELIQTPVLKFFIDDLSAKQPPDTSNYSRMIAVELLNQYLVSMLNVASQSLANTNNSQDDIALITRDIDNAKRFTAGLADKAIEALNKRNQLIDSQRKTALQSTNEISTTTKPAQAYGN
- the traN gene encoding type-F conjugative transfer system mating-pair stabilization protein TraN, with the protein product MRIDLWTALTLSLLSNISLASEQHTFTESAHWAKKTANQALTPHALPLNVEDYCKDATCRKEIRSPKESTLSDSEINAQKGTEFMTNEWAQDINTHFNKGRPDVKSDPAMRFALLGQENAFEITHGLSNAYVDCDSGSQCLIEHIPKQCHRPTNNNVPCTKVPVATVVTGHVTYRCPTGWTKQGDNCQRPLSQCRHDNHNYVRQTGGTRVFSGSDTTYFWDGKVVSPNQGYTLGDLKQADHITWKGSESWYKRYQICRPTTQTKKATLSCSNGFTLSGGNCIKNTMTWRTQCSLMNSCNVTHQQCIEGRATRTINGIPTTLDCWKYRVNHQCDRPDTCAALPKDCTTQTQHCRLKQNGVCIEQEVTKSCAEKTCRATDLQCGEHSFCLDGECYVEAPKLNSHFDKSVAALAGLAEAVKDIGDPPKIFTGKPMKCNKKLAGFNDCCKDSGWGQGLGAKCSEAEEALGKAKEKGLTLYVGQYCAKKVLGVCTRKKRSYCVYDNKLAKIIQEQGSIQQLGKRLGSAKNPTCAAITPEELGQINFKHIDFKEFYPEMRANTNLPNFDEIKKRLQSATGG
- the traW gene encoding type-F conjugative transfer system protein TraW; translation: MAKTLTPLIKPLGQALSLLPFILAAGMATFNAHGKALGQVAPVFPIGEIDMLEWIDQRLRQFEASGKLADMQNEFTERALQSIENPPPVAGLTTTTDPRTFYVDPSITLPKDIIAPTTGAVIAKAGTRVNPFDSRTWPKVDGQDVLPLFELSKVLVFFDARDAQQRRFASEYQNAKPIKWVLTGGSPNKMATLLDARMYFAQQGHLTQSLNITHVPAIAYQDGTRWRIDEVNVSGLQPLEVEQ
- the traF gene encoding type-F conjugative transfer system pilin assembly protein TraF, with the protein product MMMNKTLLCVITLTLLAHLPPTLAHETPLGWRWYNEPKARPDKPKPKPLPSNTQTTVSSPKTLSATEQMDWFHSVHIEAQNDAALHPKDKDKLAKFLALNHFITDQTDQLGMTFKALLLERPEFSYTKDHPTEQAARQVYLELEEKKKTAAVENMKQDGWGFFFVYDGEDTLSQQLAPSIQAFADRYHFELLGISNDGTFITHLKENRHNQGKVSVPFTPALILVQPSTGEMKPLAYGWISQNDLIGRFYNVATNFEQSDF
- the traU gene encoding conjugal transfer pilus assembly protein TraU — encoded protein: MTQRHLRLLLCCLLVFIAPSTLAASAACKSRFINPITDICWDCLFPMTIGSSTVMPSKYPDTNNPTMPISYCPKPPPIFVQIGINIGYWEPYALTDITRVPYCMVNMGVQMSGANTQRIGGRVTARDSDSSDGGFYHAHWYKYPIIYWLQLMQSTACMATDVFDVAYMTEIDPLWDDDELSLILNPEALLFGNLVAQLACVPEAMLTSTNAALPIDALFWCLGSQGSAYPLTGTTNYRDTPIQAATLLMQKLNYKLHRQGIIWETRGEDGAICYQYPDPILPKSRYRYQMSGPIPDAAWCHPYTTTTTLWEAGHDNPVTGDNFGFVQWRKRNCVFL
- the trbB gene encoding type-F conjugative transfer system pilin assembly thiol-disulfide isomerase TrbB; translated protein: MPFFRTLVLAFLIHATTAHAAMQNQYALVFFFESTCPYCHKTAPKITRLGERFQLPVYAFSVDGPGILGFEVPIPVTPEIGKTFFPGQRKTVMPATFLMNVNSRKFSRLSIGDVPESTLAHSIQNALNDPRVQEALQ